The proteins below are encoded in one region of Corynebacterium felinum:
- the odhI gene encoding oxoglutarate dehydrogenase inhibitor Odhl, translating into MSENNGTQDIQVETTSVFRADLLKEMENGAGLSPATGSEIAPPAGAGMLIVKRGPNAGARFLLDRPTTTAGRHPESDIFLDDVTVSRRHAEFRLNDGSFEVVDVGSLNGTYVNREPRNSEVLASGDEIQIGKFRLVFLAG; encoded by the coding sequence ATGAGTGAGAACAACGGTACTCAGGATATCCAGGTCGAGACGACTTCGGTCTTCCGCGCAGATCTGCTGAAAGAAATGGAAAACGGCGCTGGCCTTTCGCCCGCCACCGGTTCCGAAATTGCCCCTCCAGCTGGTGCAGGCATGTTGATTGTGAAACGTGGGCCAAACGCTGGGGCACGCTTCCTGTTGGATCGGCCAACCACTACCGCTGGTCGCCACCCTGAGTCCGACATCTTCCTTGACGATGTCACCGTTTCCCGCCGTCACGCCGAATTCCGTTTGAACGATGGCTCCTTTGAGGTTGTCGATGTTGGCTCCCTCAACGGAACTTACGTCAACCGCGAGCCACGTAACTCTGAGGTTCTTGCCTCCGGCGATGAAATCCAGATCGGTAAGTTCCGCCTGGTTTTCCTCGCAGGTTAA
- a CDS encoding type 1 glutamine amidotransferase, with product MITIMQLDPWVGPDRISSWLSDVPTQLVDLSHADVPSLSALGDGLIVLGGRHNALDEVAAPWLGALKQLLIDARTAELPTLGICLGHQVAAVAFGGEVELGTAHEEGPFAVTKTAAGRTDPLFEALPDVFLTAQSHYDCVCTLPPGATALASSKLCAIQAFRSGSFVGVQFHPEASPDTMARWAMGERESSGAECVLEGERMRDLMVPRDEEIALYGRTIVRAFAQVIAMN from the coding sequence ATGATCACTATTATGCAGCTTGATCCGTGGGTAGGCCCGGATCGTATTTCTTCGTGGCTGAGCGATGTTCCCACGCAGCTTGTCGATCTTTCGCATGCCGACGTGCCGTCGCTAAGCGCGCTGGGCGATGGTTTGATTGTGCTTGGGGGTCGTCACAATGCGCTGGATGAGGTCGCTGCACCGTGGCTGGGGGCATTGAAACAGTTGCTTATCGACGCCCGCACAGCTGAGTTGCCAACGCTGGGGATTTGTTTGGGGCATCAGGTTGCCGCCGTGGCTTTCGGGGGCGAAGTGGAACTAGGAACAGCACATGAGGAGGGCCCCTTTGCTGTGACGAAAACTGCGGCTGGGCGCACCGACCCACTTTTCGAAGCACTGCCCGATGTCTTCCTCACCGCACAGTCCCATTATGACTGTGTGTGCACTCTCCCACCGGGGGCGACTGCCCTTGCGTCTTCCAAGCTGTGTGCGATTCAGGCTTTCCGCTCGGGTTCATTTGTTGGGGTGCAGTTTCACCCTGAAGCATCACCTGACACGATGGCTCGGTGGGCGATGGGCGAGCGCGAATCCTCTGGGGCCGAGTGCGTGCTAGAAGGTGAACGCATGCGCGATTTAATGGTGCCACGAGACGAGGAAATTGCCCTGTACGGCCGCACCATAGTTCGGGCTTTTGCGCAGGTCATTGCCATGAATTGA
- the secA2 gene encoding accessory Sec system translocase SecA2 — translation MAAFDWFWKAMGGKQGRNQKRSLAIVDQSEARREELSNLEDAALSARARKLCDGGNLSDPAEFLAILAIAAERTLGLSPFPVQSQAVLRLLEGDVIQMATGEGKTLVGAMASTGFGMMGKRVHTITVNDYLAARDAAWMGPLVSFFGLSVAAVVEGMTPDERRQAYRSDIVYAPVNEIGFDVLRDQLITSREDAVQHGADVALVDEADSVLVDEALVPLVLAGNEPGAAPSGRITEIVRRLKEKTHYTVDDERRNVFLTDEGAHELERALGINSLYDDQHVGTTLVQVNLALHAQALLIKDVHYIVRDGKVALIDASKGRVADLQRWPDGVQAAVEAKEGLAVTEGGRILDTITLQALMGRYPEVCGMTGTAVEATDQLRSFYDLRVSVIERNKPLRRFDEADRIYATMAEKNAAIVDEILRIHSTGQPVLVGTQDVAESEELAAALREHDVEVNVLNAKNDAEEAQIIAEAGDIGRVTVSTQMAGRGTDIKLGGADESDHDAVVQLGGLAVIGTARHRTARLDNQLRGRAGRQGDPGLSLFFVSLEDDMIAVGGAGEDVTARPEADGRIDSKRIQDWVEHCQRVTEGQLLEIHSQTWKYNKLLADQRDIIDERRSQLLDTPTAWNELAERSPERAQELAGSIDAAVLEQAAREIMLYHLDFGWSEHLALMDDVRESIHLRAIARETPIDEYHRIAVREFKNLANEAVAEAVDTFNTVLIDAEGAHLDDHGLARPSATWTYMVSDNPLSGSGNSVIKGIGSIFR, via the coding sequence GTGGCAGCGTTTGACTGGTTTTGGAAAGCAATGGGTGGCAAACAAGGGCGCAATCAAAAGCGCAGCCTCGCCATTGTCGACCAATCCGAAGCCCGCAGGGAAGAACTCAGTAACTTAGAGGACGCAGCCTTAAGCGCCCGCGCCAGAAAACTCTGCGACGGCGGAAATCTGAGCGACCCCGCCGAATTTCTTGCCATCCTCGCCATCGCAGCCGAGCGCACTTTAGGGCTTTCCCCATTCCCGGTGCAATCCCAAGCAGTGCTGCGGCTTCTCGAAGGCGACGTTATTCAAATGGCCACCGGTGAAGGAAAAACTCTCGTGGGTGCCATGGCAAGCACGGGCTTTGGGATGATGGGGAAACGAGTCCATACCATTACCGTCAACGATTATCTCGCCGCCCGCGACGCGGCATGGATGGGCCCACTCGTGTCCTTCTTCGGCCTGAGTGTGGCCGCAGTGGTGGAAGGGATGACCCCGGATGAGCGTCGACAAGCGTATCGAAGCGACATTGTCTACGCACCCGTCAACGAAATCGGATTCGATGTTCTGCGCGACCAGCTAATCACCTCCCGCGAAGATGCTGTGCAGCACGGCGCTGACGTCGCCCTCGTCGACGAAGCAGACAGTGTGCTTGTCGACGAAGCCCTAGTCCCACTCGTTCTCGCCGGCAACGAACCCGGCGCAGCACCCAGCGGACGTATTACTGAAATTGTGCGGCGGCTGAAAGAAAAAACCCACTACACAGTCGACGACGAGCGCCGCAACGTCTTCCTCACCGATGAAGGCGCTCACGAACTCGAACGCGCGCTAGGAATCAATTCCCTCTACGACGATCAGCACGTAGGAACCACCCTCGTGCAGGTTAACCTCGCACTGCACGCCCAAGCACTCCTGATTAAAGATGTGCACTACATCGTGCGCGACGGAAAAGTCGCACTCATCGACGCCTCCAAAGGGCGCGTCGCCGACCTCCAGCGCTGGCCAGACGGTGTCCAAGCAGCAGTCGAGGCGAAAGAAGGACTTGCCGTCACCGAAGGCGGCCGCATCCTCGATACCATCACCCTCCAAGCACTCATGGGACGCTACCCCGAAGTGTGCGGCATGACCGGCACCGCAGTGGAAGCAACCGACCAGCTGCGCAGCTTCTACGATCTTCGCGTCTCGGTGATTGAACGCAACAAGCCCCTCCGGCGCTTCGATGAAGCTGACCGCATCTACGCGACAATGGCAGAGAAAAACGCAGCGATTGTCGATGAGATTCTCCGCATTCACAGCACGGGACAACCCGTTCTCGTCGGCACTCAGGATGTTGCAGAGTCAGAAGAACTCGCAGCTGCACTGCGCGAACATGATGTTGAGGTGAATGTACTCAACGCGAAAAACGACGCCGAAGAAGCGCAAATTATTGCCGAAGCTGGCGATATTGGTCGCGTCACCGTCTCCACGCAGATGGCGGGTCGTGGCACCGACATCAAGCTCGGTGGCGCGGACGAATCTGACCACGACGCCGTGGTGCAACTCGGGGGATTAGCTGTGATCGGAACTGCTCGCCATCGCACTGCTCGCCTCGACAACCAGCTGCGCGGGCGTGCAGGGCGTCAAGGTGATCCTGGGTTGTCACTTTTCTTCGTTTCACTCGAAGATGACATGATTGCCGTTGGCGGTGCTGGCGAAGACGTGACGGCTAGGCCCGAAGCGGACGGTCGGATCGACTCGAAGCGCATTCAGGACTGGGTTGAGCACTGTCAGCGCGTGACTGAAGGGCAGCTGCTGGAAATCCACTCTCAAACCTGGAAGTACAACAAACTCCTCGCAGACCAACGAGATATCATCGACGAGCGTCGCAGTCAGCTGCTCGACACCCCGACAGCGTGGAATGAACTCGCCGAACGCAGCCCCGAACGTGCCCAAGAGCTTGCAGGCAGCATTGATGCGGCGGTGCTTGAGCAGGCAGCGCGTGAAATCATGCTGTATCACCTTGACTTTGGTTGGAGTGAGCACCTTGCGTTGATGGATGATGTGCGTGAGTCCATCCATCTTCGCGCTATTGCTCGTGAGACGCCTATCGATGAATATCACCGTATTGCAGTGCGGGAATTTAAAAACCTGGCCAACGAGGCTGTGGCTGAAGCAGTGGACACCTTTAACACAGTGCTTATCGACGCCGAAGGGGCGCACCTTGATGATCACGGCCTAGCCCGCCCATCGGCAACGTGGACATATATGGTCAGCGATAATCCACTTTCGGGCTCTGGAAACTCTGTGATCAAGGGGATCGGAAGTATCTTCCGATAA
- a CDS encoding 3-methyladenine DNA glycosylase produces MMHTDTVEFCGSQARVLKSWSQREQAHHERAARFTNDHIARRKAGVKHPVFDFLFEYYPIRAAHVSRWYPGVGVVLADAGTSIQAGWKFYRTQDGLTGVDVDRVRSQRLTTLTYIRDLLSKTVSNPAHFDCFGLHEWAMVYKASSVRHDLPLRLSSAETDAVVEQHSIRCTHFDAFRFFTPAAHSLNLHVLDRESQPDFEQQGCLHAGMDLYKWAAKLGPLVPGELWLDAFEVAWDARILDMEASPYDCRGFGLSVVAIETSAGKQEYVRRQREIAARAMVVRQGLLAVLDSVL; encoded by the coding sequence ATGATGCACACAGATACTGTTGAGTTTTGTGGTAGCCAGGCTCGCGTGCTCAAGTCGTGGTCCCAGCGGGAGCAGGCGCACCATGAGCGGGCTGCGAGGTTTACTAACGATCACATTGCGCGCCGGAAGGCGGGTGTGAAGCATCCCGTTTTTGACTTCTTGTTTGAGTACTATCCGATTCGGGCAGCGCACGTGTCGCGTTGGTATCCTGGCGTAGGAGTGGTGCTTGCCGACGCCGGAACGAGCATCCAGGCAGGCTGGAAGTTTTACCGCACTCAGGATGGGTTGACGGGTGTTGATGTTGATCGTGTGCGATCGCAGCGGTTGACTACTCTGACCTATATTCGGGATTTGTTGTCAAAGACGGTGTCTAATCCAGCTCATTTTGATTGCTTTGGTTTGCATGAGTGGGCGATGGTGTATAAGGCTTCGTCGGTGCGCCATGATCTTCCTTTGCGTTTGAGTTCGGCTGAGACTGATGCTGTGGTGGAGCAGCATTCGATTCGGTGTACTCATTTTGATGCGTTTCGGTTTTTCACTCCTGCTGCCCACTCGTTGAATCTGCACGTGTTGGACCGAGAGTCGCAACCGGATTTTGAGCAGCAAGGCTGTTTGCATGCGGGCATGGATTTGTATAAGTGGGCTGCGAAGTTGGGGCCGCTTGTGCCTGGCGAATTGTGGCTGGATGCTTTTGAGGTTGCGTGGGATGCCCGGATTTTAGATATGGAGGCATCGCCGTATGATTGCCGTGGTTTCGGGTTGTCGGTGGTGGCGATTGAGACGTCTGCTGGTAAGCAGGAGTATGTTCGTCGGCAGCGTGAGATTGCGGCGCGGGCGATGGTTGTGCGCCAAGGTCTGCTCGCTGTGCTTGATTCTGTCCTATAG
- the ftsR gene encoding transcriptional regulator FtsR yields MSALQKARIQQSPAKPQKTMSIGVVLEILNAEFPDVTVSKIRFLESEGLITPQRTSSGYRRFVQADVDRLRYILTTQRDNYLPLKVIREQLEAMDSGAVTPILKTADAQPMISPEKFRAPAITRLTDSDVALQAGVEESFVVELAKAGIIKPDASGFFTVDDVRVASTAASLGEFGFDLRHLKSLVNAANRQASLISQAVVPVARAKNADAKQRAAEMSQQITAHVASLHAVLVKNAVRDQIGY; encoded by the coding sequence ATGAGCGCACTCCAGAAAGCACGCATTCAGCAAAGCCCAGCGAAGCCACAAAAGACCATGTCTATTGGCGTTGTCTTGGAAATTCTTAATGCCGAATTTCCGGATGTGACCGTGTCAAAGATCCGGTTCTTGGAATCGGAAGGTCTCATCACCCCACAGCGCACCTCCTCTGGGTACCGACGATTTGTCCAGGCCGATGTTGATCGCCTGCGCTATATTCTGACAACCCAAAGAGACAACTACCTGCCGCTGAAGGTCATTCGCGAACAACTTGAAGCGATGGATTCCGGTGCTGTCACGCCAATCCTGAAAACTGCTGACGCACAGCCGATGATCAGCCCTGAAAAATTCCGGGCGCCAGCAATCACTAGGCTCACCGACAGTGATGTGGCCTTACAGGCCGGTGTCGAAGAATCTTTCGTGGTGGAACTTGCCAAAGCTGGCATTATCAAACCAGATGCTTCCGGCTTTTTTACCGTCGATGATGTGCGAGTGGCCTCCACCGCAGCGTCGCTGGGTGAATTCGGTTTTGATCTCCGCCACTTGAAGTCACTGGTTAATGCTGCCAACCGTCAAGCATCGTTGATTTCGCAAGCAGTGGTGCCGGTTGCGCGCGCCAAGAACGCCGACGCGAAGCAGCGAGCAGCAGAAATGAGCCAGCAGATCACCGCCCATGTGGCATCGCTCCATGCGGTTTTGGTGAAAAACGCCGTCCGCGATCAGATTGGTTACTAA
- a CDS encoding bifunctional nuclease domain-containing protein, which translates to MKKFHEVEYLHINAFTLEQHCIVLRWNEKKRILPIWIGADDARAQIAREELPPPRRPRLLDVFSESCIRFGGGFKELRISYYYLGSFIAYLVTDSGEEIDCRVSDGIAIAHAWGIPVFASADVLAQASVFVSDADMSIWLGLDFGEDPTQAGFDDSASQDPQADLDFTQLMASLGVSEEDLMGLGESPFLDGFMTDEDSDSDGDR; encoded by the coding sequence GTGAAGAAGTTTCACGAGGTTGAATACCTCCACATCAACGCTTTTACCCTTGAGCAACACTGCATTGTGTTGCGCTGGAATGAAAAGAAACGCATTCTTCCCATTTGGATCGGTGCTGATGACGCCCGCGCGCAAATAGCACGAGAAGAATTGCCACCCCCACGTCGCCCCCGATTGCTCGATGTTTTCAGTGAATCCTGCATACGTTTTGGTGGAGGATTCAAAGAGCTGCGCATCTCCTACTATTACCTAGGGTCTTTCATTGCATATTTGGTGACCGATAGCGGCGAAGAAATCGACTGCCGCGTATCCGATGGAATTGCCATTGCTCATGCGTGGGGTATCCCCGTTTTTGCCAGCGCTGATGTCTTGGCTCAAGCGAGCGTATTTGTTTCCGATGCAGACATGTCGATCTGGCTGGGCTTAGACTTCGGGGAAGACCCTACCCAAGCAGGATTCGACGACTCTGCCTCCCAAGATCCGCAAGCCGACTTGGACTTTACTCAGCTCATGGCCAGCCTTGGAGTGAGCGAAGAAGACTTGATGGGTTTGGGAGAGTCCCCCTTCCTCGATGGCTTCATGACGGACGAAGATTCCGACTCCGACGGTGATCGATAG
- the scoE gene encoding (3R)-3-[(carboxymethyl)amino]fatty acid oxygenase/decarboxylase has translation MALEFTYPENGELGVIIRGFDPKTATEDDYRAMKQAVYDHRLIVLKDQHDIDPGDFVHLGTQMGTVVPYYEPMYHHPDHHEIFVSSNITQDGKQLGVPRTGKFWHSDYQFKPEPFAFTIFAPKILPEGNRGTFFIDMAQAFERLPEQLKMKARGTHAEHSVRRFFKIRPEDVYRPLGEIIDEVEAKSPASVHPTVITHPVTGEEILYISEGFTNQIVDQPGLVQELLEEIGMLDPEFEHPNIQRHPYEPGEIVIWDNRALSHRALHVTHDGPAVSHRVTVVDGLPLSAH, from the coding sequence ATGGCACTCGAATTTACGTATCCCGAAAACGGCGAACTTGGCGTGATTATCCGGGGTTTTGACCCGAAAACCGCAACTGAGGACGACTACCGGGCTATGAAGCAGGCAGTCTATGACCACCGTCTGATTGTTTTGAAAGATCAGCATGACATTGACCCGGGCGATTTTGTCCATCTCGGTACTCAGATGGGAACGGTGGTTCCATACTACGAGCCGATGTACCACCACCCAGATCATCACGAGATTTTTGTTTCCTCCAACATCACTCAGGATGGTAAGCAGCTGGGCGTGCCACGGACTGGTAAATTTTGGCATTCTGACTACCAGTTCAAGCCAGAGCCTTTTGCGTTCACGATTTTCGCGCCGAAGATTCTCCCAGAGGGAAACCGCGGAACTTTCTTCATCGATATGGCTCAAGCATTTGAGCGTCTGCCTGAGCAGTTGAAGATGAAGGCTAGGGGCACGCATGCGGAGCACAGCGTGCGTCGTTTCTTCAAGATTCGCCCTGAAGATGTGTATCGTCCGCTGGGTGAAATTATTGATGAGGTTGAGGCAAAAAGCCCAGCATCTGTGCACCCTACGGTGATCACGCACCCTGTGACTGGTGAGGAAATTTTGTATATTTCTGAAGGTTTCACCAATCAGATCGTTGATCAACCAGGTTTGGTGCAGGAATTGTTGGAAGAAATTGGCATGCTTGATCCGGAGTTTGAGCATCCGAACATTCAACGCCACCCCTATGAGCCGGGTGAGATCGTGATTTGGGATAACCGTGCATTGTCGCACCGTGCATTGCACGTGACTCACGACGGCCCAGCAGTGTCACATCGTGTGACCGTTGTTGATGGCTTGCCGTTGAGCGCCCACTAG
- a CDS encoding FcoT family thioesterase — MLFDDSNPLFHRCLDPYRSKGAIYLRSCEIDTATMESQGQFSIAESCYIDDTGHFNAAEFVMCYNQLMYMSLCAGVFHKAHPFENWSMEDFWERQLPHVLIQQLDSRYTRPINARNFSGKFVIDEVDFSRRERGIVKLHTSVEFSDATGGRARGKVLLALTNIPATT; from the coding sequence ATGCTTTTCGACGATTCCAACCCCCTGTTTCACCGCTGCCTCGACCCTTACCGTTCTAAAGGGGCGATTTACCTGAGAAGCTGTGAGATCGATACGGCCACGATGGAATCCCAAGGACAGTTCAGCATTGCTGAGTCCTGCTACATTGACGATACGGGGCATTTTAATGCCGCTGAGTTTGTTATGTGTTACAACCAGCTGATGTATATGAGCTTGTGCGCTGGGGTTTTTCACAAGGCACACCCTTTTGAGAACTGGAGCATGGAGGATTTTTGGGAGCGCCAGCTACCACATGTGTTGATTCAGCAGTTGGATTCACGTTACACTCGCCCGATCAACGCGCGGAATTTCTCTGGGAAATTTGTTATCGACGAAGTGGATTTTTCTCGTCGTGAGCGTGGGATCGTCAAACTGCATACCTCCGTTGAATTTAGCGATGCTACCGGTGGTCGTGCCCGCGGAAAAGTGCTACTTGCTTTAACAAATATTCCTGCAACAACTTAA
- a CDS encoding bifunctional alpha/beta hydrolase/OsmC family protein, with amino-acid sequence MHSISVKLPSSKGHVMAGTLDMPDTEPVAFAMFAHCFTGSRFTPAAARVSKTLAEKGIACLRFDFPGLGQSGGNFHETSFSENVLDIVAANEWLKENYSAPQLLIGHSLGGAASLKAATMIKNLRAVATIGAPFDPAHAVLHFADRISEVDETGAVTLTLGGRDITISREFLEDLAETNPEAYLPTLRKPLLILHSPIDQTVGVDNAQNIFLMTRYPKSLVALDKVDHLCTKAGAAQLAAEIIHTWVQQHIIPENAALTEEAIPEGVAMSRSTKAGAFTDVIQTGTHTISTDREKSLGGKNLGLSPTSLIVSALAAATSQAIRAAAKESRIRSLDDVRVTVSRIVSANSQVHLRREISLIGDLHDEQRQELFAAASNNDVQAMLAGTVIIEDLMTS; translated from the coding sequence GTGCATTCCATCAGTGTGAAGCTACCTAGTTCCAAGGGTCATGTCATGGCTGGAACTCTCGATATGCCAGACACGGAGCCAGTGGCATTTGCGATGTTTGCGCATTGCTTTACGGGGTCTCGTTTCACTCCTGCGGCAGCTCGTGTGAGTAAAACGTTGGCTGAGAAGGGCATTGCTTGTTTGCGTTTTGATTTCCCTGGGCTTGGTCAGTCTGGCGGAAATTTCCACGAGACTTCTTTTTCAGAAAACGTCTTAGATATTGTGGCTGCGAATGAGTGGTTGAAGGAGAATTATTCTGCCCCGCAGTTGCTTATTGGGCATTCGCTTGGTGGTGCGGCTTCGTTGAAGGCTGCGACGATGATCAAGAATTTACGTGCGGTTGCTACCATCGGCGCTCCTTTTGATCCTGCGCATGCTGTGTTGCACTTTGCTGATCGGATTAGTGAAGTGGATGAAACTGGTGCTGTAACGCTGACCTTGGGTGGCCGTGATATCACGATTTCGCGTGAGTTCTTGGAGGATTTGGCTGAGACTAATCCTGAGGCATATTTGCCAACCTTGCGTAAGCCTTTGTTGATCTTGCACTCCCCGATTGATCAAACCGTGGGCGTGGATAATGCTCAGAATATCTTCCTGATGACTCGCTACCCGAAGTCGTTGGTGGCATTAGACAAGGTTGATCACTTGTGCACGAAAGCCGGGGCTGCGCAGTTAGCTGCGGAGATTATTCACACGTGGGTGCAGCAGCACATCATTCCTGAGAATGCAGCGTTGACTGAAGAGGCAATTCCCGAGGGTGTTGCGATGTCGCGTTCGACGAAGGCTGGTGCGTTTACTGATGTGATTCAGACGGGAACGCACACGATTTCTACGGATCGTGAGAAGTCGCTGGGCGGTAAGAATCTTGGCTTGAGCCCGACGTCGTTGATTGTCTCGGCGTTGGCTGCGGCAACCAGCCAGGCGATTCGTGCGGCGGCGAAGGAGTCGCGGATTCGTTCCTTGGATGATGTTCGGGTGACAGTGTCGCGGATCGTATCGGCTAATTCGCAGGTGCATTTGCGTCGTGAGATTAGCCTGATCGGTGATCTTCATGATGAGCAGCGCCAGGAGCTTTTTGCTGCCGCAAGTAATAATGATGTTCAGGCGATGTTGGCTGGGACTGTCATTATTGAAGATTTGATGACCAGCTAA
- a CDS encoding hemolysin family protein, producing the protein MGIFPTIAMILGLLVANAFFVAAEFALISSRRDRIDSLIAQGRPGARRVLYATEHLSIMLAACQFGITIASLVLGKVAEPAVAHFIEEPFHALGLPDQFLHPVSFVLALGFITFLHILFGEMVPKNIALAGPETLAIWLTPALLAFAKITRPLIAFMNWIARMTLRAFGIEQKDELDSMVDPDQLASMISESRSEGLLDAEEHARLNKALRVEDRPVMEVVIPLSKLRTLDYGRRGPLLSDLEQAVAETGFSRFPVVNKDGSLKGYVHVKDVLDRFLEGENYGPDAIIHNAEIRPLTIVDALATMDDALHTMHRKSAHMAQVRDRGELLGVVTLEDLIEEYVGTFSDWTHEQ; encoded by the coding sequence ATGGGTATCTTTCCCACGATCGCCATGATTCTTGGGCTGCTGGTAGCCAACGCATTTTTTGTCGCTGCAGAGTTCGCACTGATTTCTTCCAGGCGTGACCGCATTGACTCACTCATTGCCCAAGGGCGCCCTGGGGCCCGCCGCGTTTTGTACGCAACCGAGCACTTGTCGATCATGCTGGCTGCCTGCCAATTTGGTATCACAATCGCGTCTCTTGTGCTGGGTAAGGTCGCTGAGCCTGCAGTCGCGCACTTCATTGAAGAACCTTTCCATGCTTTAGGTTTGCCGGATCAGTTCCTGCACCCTGTTTCCTTCGTACTGGCGCTGGGATTCATCACTTTCTTACATATTCTGTTCGGTGAGATGGTACCGAAGAATATTGCGCTTGCTGGGCCGGAAACATTGGCTATTTGGCTAACCCCAGCATTACTTGCTTTCGCGAAGATTACTCGACCATTGATTGCGTTCATGAACTGGATTGCCCGCATGACTTTGCGTGCGTTTGGTATTGAGCAAAAGGATGAGTTGGATTCGATGGTGGATCCAGATCAGCTCGCCTCCATGATTTCCGAGTCGCGCTCCGAGGGCCTGTTAGATGCTGAGGAGCATGCGCGTTTGAATAAGGCGTTGCGCGTGGAGGATCGCCCTGTTATGGAAGTCGTTATCCCCTTAAGTAAACTGCGTACCCTTGACTATGGTCGCCGTGGTCCACTGCTCTCCGATTTGGAACAGGCTGTGGCTGAGACTGGTTTCTCCCGTTTCCCCGTGGTAAACAAGGACGGCTCACTCAAGGGCTATGTACATGTCAAGGATGTGCTGGATCGTTTCTTGGAAGGTGAGAACTACGGCCCAGATGCCATTATTCATAATGCGGAGATTCGCCCTTTGACCATTGTTGATGCGCTGGCGACAATGGATGATGCCTTGCATACGATGCACCGGAAGTCGGCGCATATGGCGCAGGTGCGTGACCGCGGCGAGCTGTTGGGCGTGGTCACGTTAGAAGATCTTATTGAAGAGTATGTAGGTACTTTCTCAGATTGGACGCATGAGCAGTAG
- a CDS encoding YchJ family protein — protein MVVSRLSSDRCPCGSGMVFGSCCEPIIRRVKNAPTAQALMRSRFSAFCVGDCDYLLYSWAPETAPVDLELDEDLRWERLEILSTDEGGLFDQSGTVTFVAHYRARGSAGFQRECSSFRRHEGRWVYVDGEL, from the coding sequence ATGGTGGTGTCGCGTCTTTCTTCTGATCGTTGTCCGTGCGGTTCGGGGATGGTTTTTGGTTCGTGTTGTGAGCCTATTATTCGGCGGGTGAAGAATGCGCCGACTGCGCAGGCGTTGATGCGTTCGCGTTTTAGTGCGTTTTGCGTGGGCGATTGTGATTATTTGCTGTATTCGTGGGCCCCGGAGACAGCCCCTGTTGATCTTGAGTTGGATGAGGATTTGCGGTGGGAGCGTTTAGAGATTTTGTCGACGGATGAGGGTGGGTTGTTTGACCAGTCGGGCACTGTGACCTTTGTTGCGCACTATCGCGCACGTGGGTCGGCAGGTTTTCAGCGTGAGTGTTCATCTTTCCGCCGCCACGAGGGGCGCTGGGTGTATGTCGATGGTGAGCTTTAA
- a CDS encoding MerR family transcriptional regulator, translated as MTERPVQESLFDMGPDEEAGYRVPITCQVAGITYRQLDYWARTKLVEPSIRNARGSGSQRLYSFKDILVLKIVKGLLDTGISLQNIRQAVDKLRDLGVDDLAEITLVSDGTTVYECRSAEEVIDLLGGGQGVFGIAVPGIMKELTGTISAFPSERISTSVDVVEEEPINELAEFRRRRRSS; from the coding sequence ATGACCGAACGCCCAGTGCAAGAATCACTGTTTGATATGGGCCCTGATGAGGAGGCGGGTTACCGCGTACCCATCACATGCCAAGTAGCGGGAATTACTTACCGGCAGCTTGATTACTGGGCTCGGACCAAATTGGTTGAACCAAGCATTCGTAATGCCCGTGGCTCCGGCTCCCAGCGTCTGTACTCCTTCAAAGACATTCTTGTATTAAAGATTGTCAAAGGTCTGTTGGATACAGGCATTTCTCTGCAAAACATCCGCCAAGCAGTCGACAAACTGCGTGACCTCGGCGTCGATGATCTCGCAGAAATCACTCTCGTATCCGACGGCACTACCGTATATGAGTGCCGCAGCGCCGAAGAGGTCATCGACCTGCTCGGTGGTGGGCAAGGCGTGTTCGGTATTGCTGTTCCTGGAATCATGAAAGAACTCACCGGAACAATTTCTGCGTTCCCCTCTGAGCGTATTTCTACTTCCGTTGATGTTGTGGAAGAAGAACCCATCAACGAACTCGCTGAGTTCCGTCGCCGTCGCCGTAGCTCCTAA